Proteins encoded together in one Theileria parva strain Muguga chromosome 3 map unlocalized ctg_530, whole genome shotgun sequence window:
- a CDS encoding uncharacterized protein (Uncharacterized protein PFB0460c) has translation MDDLFTNDLANEESPEEKTPEEKSSIEYDGDFKADFGVMDSDESFIVDDDKSLSSDEEDRDVKYDAEGEDDYDFLFGAPEEEPEVKVKKRVKELERLLTSRAGAYEEFEGAEDEIIHTLDDLVYQYEHRQALESEILTLFSGLIKREHISHHNTTETVNNLNTDRNTYRNNSTLNTTASNMDNSVMSKKINKMMKRIIKETFKDREPEGRFGRFGKMASSSNLRDLDHEKENIVMTIDSEALENLRDINTLLHRERGGDYEDLDGISLYKYPRCASVYIFAQNFILSSVSPLCSILSRGSANEEIEVDLLVNELVYFFYQITQPPTENWFNYWHSVQDIYKDINRQYTTSQNSTMNPNILKELKYRIRIIDDYVNGLRVVRSAMENSEIWSLIGEFRLKLEHFKQSNYITTEDLNTLNGLKQRQKELSDERDYLVQDQEDGITLVNKLRKDKSVVAENKKRIKDIRTELYEVTSQINEINKKVDDAKTKSDLHIQTVRILISQVLTINSNMQMLLILNEVGLLTIIRQEILQLFHHTTKAIIPVQYTSVDANGVNNVNGVNGLTTNTNGVNTSNNDNVDDYEYYPSYLTETERSSLWEYVRIVYNIFTGFNINYKNTIESSVQTNTSNTVNGTNLAGKEMENNKLDSNGIPVNEYLIEMYRMNPKLYNKYKLYNKYKLYNYSGTGREKYNYYYLFRFNSYSQAQRNTLNSGTEEEIEAVRTEIELIIGKPMTGPTLNSGTSEHKIEYQLVLLLSICAQDVNRDVKEFYSEPFDRLIVLNIKSLILLYYYNTVVKGISTLLNFNTVLKYVNDENLLRSMLLNYLSDLVKKFNYFNNLVTVQVLQNALVELLFLLNTDKCGLTSDKSGTNSDNMTISEIRNIFVYYLKTNVRQLLFSVLKNYKLCYNYKLFILSLRVLMVLEKFISKFNSVTFTTSKVSNFDKDIDFDDFSDESESEMSYSTSAKNNITVNKNNIFNSKNVNNTQNDILKNGKIVYNSLLLLFKLHNLYTINNSMNNMNNHINNYRNNLNNISTTSNHVNNKLNTFTSNSTTNAVTNSSVKSGLDVLLLYLRRVPVTYFYDFKYFFYFYNIMYNSGHYNSMIEGCMDGFGDVGDTVCNFMMDVLERFFDDWLLPSNWMLLLELFYTKNVPVSNRLKYNINHKAYIQPLLENSYKNDTILKSLLKSDDNLVDISDITAVLAETTNTVTTSGLDSVILKYYQRFKYMEYDNLVNYLSELLNLPKRVIIQHIDKFNEEGMTQTTNETSPLGLTLRNLKNKCGMDLLNELYDNIVDAFEMHKLSLKRKVDVIEPMLLTNDVKQDENYRNLVQSFGINDEFKMTVNDRNQTQTLLNTFKQFLEGDLEVKDPDTMTTDDVEQDEIDVFNVTSKDIIKLLLQIKLSHVEGVSSADGIPGDNTNVTDGLDGDNVNMTDNMTVDRVTNTNPSSDNLDIEELCNICNDVISENVVRYYKIDNKDLMPLYRKLLLYCNVKIDNNLLKLNNKEIGPEIIKNRLNIIKSLHKLSNEQLINISNKFNTQTNTTPTTTTDLPNNEVPNNDQSQNNEVDHEIDELFDDTNTESTLSSRSLGKKKKLKRKKTTETHTDTTTTVPQDDTNITNLQSKDDNDRTTTKSQIDTGVDVEVRDKKKRRVRKPKTPLITSEMVGTRVLDSSVSVPEELIQSLTNLKRVPEMIIKLHEQSLTLAKNKQLINSLNHDNFKQIISSI, from the coding sequence GAAATAATAGCACTCTTAACACTACTGCTAGTAATATGGATAATTCTGTGATGAGTAAGAAGATAAATAAGATGATGAAAAGAATAATAAAGGAAACGTTTAAAGATCGTGAACCTGAAGGTCGTTTTGGAAGATTTGGTAAAATGGCTTCAAGCTCAAATTTACGTGATTTAGACCACGAAAAGGAGAATATTGTAATGACAATAGATTCAGAAGCACTTGAGAATTTGCGGGACATTAACACACTTTTACATCGTGAAAGAGGTGGAGATTATGAGGATTTGGATGGCATTTCACTTTACAAATACCCACGCTGTGCCTCAGTATACATTTTCgctcaaaattttatactttcCTCTGTTTCCCCACTCTGCTCAATTCTTAGTAGAGGCTCCGCTAATGAAGAAATTGAAGTTGACTTGTTAGTAAATGAATTAGTCTACTTCTTTTATCAAATCACACAACCTCCAACTGAGAATTGGTTCAACTACTGGCATTCAGTGCAGGATATTTACAAGGATATTAACCGACAATACACAACTAGTCAAAACTCGACAATGAATCCCAACATTTTAAAAGAGTTAAAGTATAGAATTAGGATCATAGATGACTATGTTAACGGTTTAAGAGTTGTTAGAAGTGCAATGGAGAACTCTGAAATCTGGTCACTAATCGGTGAATTTAGACTTAAATTGGAACATTTTAAACAGAGTAACTATATCACGACTGAAGATTTGAATACTTTAAATGGGTTAAAGCAAAGGCAAAAGGAGTTATCAGATGAACGTGATTATCTTGTACAGGACCAGGAAGACGGAATAACACTGGTGAATAAACTTAGAAAGGATAAATCTGTAGTAgctgaaaataaaaagagGATTAAAGACATTAGAACAGAATTGTATGAAGTTACAAGTCAGATAAATGAGATAAACAAGAAGGTGGATGATGCCAAAACAAAGTCAGATCTCCACATACAGACTGTTAGGATTTTAATATCGCAAGTTTTAACCATTAATTCCAATATGCAAATGTTACTAATACTAAATGAAGTTGGTTTATTAACCATAATTAGGCAAGAAATTTTGCAATTATTTCATCATACAACTAAAGCTATTATTCCAGTTCAATACACCAGTGTTGATGCTAACGgtgttaataatgttaatggTGTGAATGGCCTTACTACTAACACTAACGGTGTTAATACCagtaataatgataatgtAGATGACTATGAGTATTATCCGAGTTATTTGACGGAAACTGAGCGGAGTAGTTTATGGGAATATGTGAGAATAGTTTACAATATCTTTACAGGATTCAACATTAACTACAAAAATACTATAGAAAGTTCTGTTCAAACTAATACATCTAACACTGTCAATGGTACTAATTTAGCTGGTAAGGAAATGGAGAATAATAAACTGGATAGTAATGGAATTCCTGTGAATGAATATTTGATAGAAATGTACAGAATGAACCCTAagttgtataataaatacaagttatataataagtaTAAGTTGTATAATTACAGTGGTACAGGTCGGGAAAAGTATAATTACTACTACCTGTTCAGATTTAACTCATACTCACAAGCACAGAgaaatacattaaattcCGGCACTGAGGAAGAAATTGAGGCTGTCAGGACTGAAATCGAGTTAATAATTGGGAAACCAATGACGGGCCCAACTCTTAACTCAGGAACAAGTGAACATAAAATTGAGTACCAATTAGTGTTACTATTATCAATATGTGCACAAGATGTTAATAGAGATGTAAAGGAGTTTTATTCAGAACCATTTGACAGGTTAATAGTACTAAACATTAAGtcgttaattttattatactactaCAATACAGTTGTAAAGGGTATTAGTACACTATTGAATTTCAATACTGTGTTGAAATATgtaaatgatgaaaatcTTTTAAGAAGTATGTTGTTGAATTATTTAAGTGATTTGGTAAAGAAATTCAACtactttaataatttagtcACTGTTCAAGTGTTACAAAATGCTCTTGTAGAACTGCTATTCCTACTCAACACTGATAAGTGTGGATTAACCAGTGATAAGTCTGGAACAAACAGTGATAATATGACTATATCAGAGATAAGGaatatatttgtatattatttgaaGACTAATGTTAGACAATTGTTATTTAGTGTTTTGAAGAATTATAAGCTGTGTTATAATTACAAACTATTCATATTATCATTAAGAGTTTTAATGGTTTTGGAGAAGTTTATTTCAAAGTTCAACTCTGTTACCTTTACAACTTCTAAGGTTAGTAATTTTGATAAGGATATTGATTTTGACGACTTTTCAGATGAGTCTGAGTCTGAAATGAGTTACTCAACTTCAGCCAAAAATAACATAACGGTTAACAAAAACAATATCTTCAATAgcaaaaatgtaaataatacccAGAAtgacattttaaaaaatggtaaaataGTCTACAACTCACTGCTACTCCTATTCAAACTACACAATCTCTacactattaataataGCATGAACAATATGAATAATCatattaacaattataggaataatttaaataatatcagTACTACTAGTAATCATGtgaataataaactaaacACTTTTACCTCAAATAGTACTACTAATGCTGTTACTAATAGTAGTGTAAAGAGTGGTTTGGATGTACTATTGTTATATTTAAGAAGAGTACctgtaacatatttttatgatTTTAAGTATTTCTTTTACTTCTACAAcataatgtataatagtggCCATTACAATTCAATGATTGAGGGATGCATGGATGGTTTTGGTGACGTTGGTGACACTGTATGTAACTTTATGATGGATGTTTTGGAACGATTTTTCGACGACTGGCTTTTGCCCAGTAATTGGATGTTGTTATTAGAGCTGTTTTATACTAAAAATGTACCAGTTAGCAATAGACtaaagtataatataaaccATAAAGCTTATATCCAGCCATTGCTGGAAAATagttataaaaatgatacaATTCTAAAGAGTTTACTGAAGAGTGACGATAACCTTGTTGACATTAGTGATATTACAGCTGTGTTAGCAGAGACTACTAATACTGTTACAACTTCAGGATTAGACTCTGTTATTCTAAAGTATTATCAGAGATTTAAGTATATGGAGTATGACAACTTGGTAAATTACTTATCAGAGTTGCTTAATCTACCAAAGAGAGTTATAATACAACACATTGACAAGTTTAATGAAGAGGGTATGACTCAGACAACTAATGAAACTAGTCCCCTAGGATTAACGTTAAGAAATTTGAAAAACAAATGTGGGATGGATCTATTGAATGAACTGTATGATAACATTGTGGATGCGTTTGAAATGCATAAATTATCTCTAAAGAGGAAAGTTGACGTGATTGAGCCGATGCTCCTGACAAATGACGTGAAACAGGATGAGAATTACAGAAATTTAGTACAATCCTTTGGAATAAATGACGAATTCAAGATGACTGTCAATGACAGAAACCAGACTCAAACTCTGTTAAACACTTTTAAACAGTTTCTAGAAGGTGATCTTGAGGTCAAAGATCCTGACACTATGACTACTGATGATGTTGAACAGGATGAAATTGATGTTTTCAATGTCACGTCTAAAGACATTATTAAACTCCTACTACAAATTAAACTGTCCCATGTTGAAGGCGTGAGTTCAGCTGATGGTATACCCGGAGATAATACAAATGTGACCGATGGTCTGGACGGCGATAATGTGAATATGACGGATAATATGACAGTTGATCGTGTAACTAATACCAACCCCAGTAGTGATAATTTGGATATTGAGGAATTatgtaatatttgtaatGATGTGATAAGTGAGAATGTAGTACGATATTATAAGATCGATAATAAGGACCTGATGCCACTATATAggaaattattattgtattgtaatgttaaaattgacaataatttgttgaaaCTCAATAATAAGGAAATTGGTCCTGAGATTATTAAAAACAGACTAAATATCATCAAATCATTACATAAACTCAGTAATGAACAGTTGATCAACATTTCTAACAAGTTTAATACTCAAACCAACACCACTCCTACCACCACTACTGACTTACCTAACAATGAGGTGCCTAACAATGACCAGTCACAAAATAATGAAGTAGATCATGAGATTGATGAATTGTTTGATGATACTAATACTGAAAGTACATTATCAAGCAGGAGTCTTGGTAAGAagaagaaattaaaaaggaAAAAAACTACAGAAACTCATACCGATACAACCACTACTGTTCCCCAAGATGATActaatataactaatttgCAGTCTAAAGATGACAATGACAGAACCACCACAAAATCACAAATTGACACTGGTGTGGATGTTGAAGTAAGGGATAAAAAGAAGAGAAGGGTTAGGAAACCGAAAACACCACTTATAACCAGTGAAATGGTCGGAACGAGGGTATTGGACTCGAGTGTTTCAGTGCCTGAGGAGCTTATTCAGAGTCTGACAAACCTCAAGAGGGTACCAGAGATGATAATTAAACTTCATGAACAATCGCTAACCTTAGCCAAAAACAAACAACTCATCAACAGTCTAAACCACGATAATTTCAAACAAATCATCTCATCAATATAA
- a CDS encoding Sodium:neurotransmitter symporter family protein has protein sequence MDNISMYSIGSGSGINPEPEVDNIHSEHQRPHLRVHTRAKLISDAIEMSKTSSYRRNVYSKISSRLYRNVERDGIQAEANRALMRKDCFQANYNDYIPSDFDKDANERDRLLNIPFDDRIAYGTSQEKTFSLGNVRVPLDYLNSSSSLNLNLTSSFVRSNITFNTNQFSINTSNQSISHPSNSKLDSNISVNQSSIGNIVDQSSINTSNITDQSSIGNVIEQSSIGSSNVIEQASIDYVGSEDNRLVPESQGLIISNMDSSIQQSTKSMKSGLVDQTSIGSRSDNVIVDLIRNGMSPGEVAKLSDVFQHPSCFRSVSGSIIPWLQKQLKSGYWNNNSSLFILCLTMALSVGSVETIFKLNSTWRGLIFLVTYLIAYLFIVQPMLCFELGVGQLFRCSPFEVFDKLFPGMGGVGVAMVILCLLSACIASSRTSAEYLIYFINVFKNNMIWDLSVADIDQCAAIATNALECNKLNPLCYMVNGQCKANKLGKAYTAYQTLFDNVDVDINKIDFRLVIGISVTYLFVFILHMIGLTNFTFFAFILVLVIFFLSHAQLYFSMLLDGSTSFVLDSITKIDYSLLYKNSRLWSHSVRCCIYEYVIGNGIYSTLASKSRIGYDLSLEAVGVGFLSGYITSLQFVSALAIVGYFSVFLYRAPTDILWMLEQDTSFILLPLGFIATHNMERTLLVLQFCCCFILVAFTISIQVEVILSTLSRFLKCKRVYIIGTLCLLLIVVCIPLCNRNGKRVIWFLEIAVGDLGRVFMVLMTCIVIGWFHNVKYQTDRIGGFSVYIFNATFWLFNISASLGELLDETLPLYLWWIVRLVGIIIATTLSLISYYFTDKPNVKAVDRVNASSTTVNSVNNTNPSVVRNRLSVSEVLYILFIGNIEGYRFEIKRISPMNRTNNICWSVVWSIAIKWISCCLLSNSLADIVEEIISAERVQHNIHTIPYNYKVITILLWLFLILIIILYPIIKRKLFRGHFGVGIDLCELPSYPSNKYHYKFTPKKLFKELF, from the exons ATGGATAACATTAGTATGTACAGTATTGGAAGTGGTTCTGGCATAAACCCAGAACCTGAGGTTGATAATATCCATAGTGAACATCAGAGACCTCATCTTAGAGTTCATACAAGAGCTAAGCTTATAAGTGACGCAATTGAAATGTCGAAAACATCATCATATCgtagaaatgtgtattCGAAGATTTCAAGTCGTTTATATCGTAATGTCGAGAGGGATGGGATTCAAGCTGAAGCTAACAGAGCATTAATGAGAAAAGATTGTTTTCAAGCAAATTATAATGATTATATTCCCTCGGATTTTGATAAAGATGCTAATGAGAGGGACAGGCTGTTGAATATTCCATTTGATGATCGTATTGCCTATGGAACTAGTCAGGAAAAAACTTTTTCCTTAGGAAATGTTAGGGTGCCTTTAGACTATTTGAACTCTAGTTCAAGTCTTAATCTTAACTTAACCAGCAGTTTCGTCAGATCTAATATCACGTTTAATACTAACCAGTTCAGTATTAATACAAGTAATCAATCAATTTCACATCCTTCAAACTCGAAACTTGATAGCAACATTTCGGTTAATCAATCCAGTATTGGTAATATAGTAGATCAATCGAGTATTAATACTAGTAATATAACAGATCAGTCTAGTATTGGTAATGTGATAGAACAATCAAGTATTGGAAGCAGTAATGTTATAGAACAGGCAAGTATTGATTATGTTGGATCTGAAGATAATAGATTAGTTCCAGAATCTCAAGGTTTAATAATCAGTAACATGGATTCCTCCATTCAACAATCTACAA agaGTATGAAGAGTGGATTAGTGGATCAAACGAGTATAGGAAGTAGAAGTGATAATGTGATAGTGGATTTGATAAGGAATGGTATGAGTCCAGGTGAGGTAGCGAAATTATCTGATGTGTTTCAACATCCAAGTTGTTTCCGAAGTGTTTCAGGCTCAATAATACCGTGGCTACAAAAGCAACTAAAATCTGGATACTGGAATAATAACTCAtcactatttatactatgTTTAACAATGGCCCTATCAGTAGGCAGTGTTGAGACAATATTTAAGTTAAACTCAACTTGGCGAGGATTGATATTTTTGGTCACATATTTAATTGCATATCTGTTCATAGTACAGCCAATGTTATGTTTTGAGCTTGGAGTGGGTCAGCTATTTCGATGTAGTCCATTTGAGGTTTTTGATAAGCTTTTTCCAGGCATGGGTGGAGTTGGGGTTGCTATGGTAATTCTATGTTTACTATCAGCATGCATAGCTTCATCTCGTACTTCAGCGGAATACctgatttattttataaacgTGTTTAAGAATAATATGATTTGGGACTTGAGTGTGGCTGATATTGACCAGTGTGCAGCCATTGCTACAAATGCTTTAGAGTGTAATAAGTTAAATCCACTCTGTTACATGGTAAACGGTCAATGTAAAGCTAATAAGCTTGGGAAAGCCTATACAGCTTATCAAACCTTATTTGACAATGTTGACGTggatattaataaaatcgATTTCAGACTAGTGATTGGGATATCagtaacatatttatttgttttcaTTTTACACATGATTGGATTGacaaattttacttttttcGCCTTCATTTTAGTGTTGGTGATCTTCTTTCTATCACATGCACAGTTGTATTTCAGTATGTTACTAGATGGTTCCACCAGCTTTGTATTAGACTCAATTACCAAAATAGACTACAGCTTACtgtataaaaattcaaGGCTTTGGTCCCACTCAGTACGTTGTTGCATTTATGAATATGTTATTGGGAATGGAATTTACTCAACACTTGCAAGTAAATCTAGAATCGGTTATGATTTATCACTCGAAGCCGTAGGAGTTGGCTTTTTATCTGGTTACATCACTTCCCTTCAATTCGTTTCAGCTTTGGCTATTGTTGGTTACTTTAGTGTCTTTTTATACAGAGCACCAACTGATATTTTATGGATGCTAGAACAGGATACTTCATTTATTCTATTACCATTGGGGTTTATAGCAACTCATAATATGGAACGTACCTTGTTGGTGTTACAATTTTGTTGTTGTTTTATACTGGTTGCTTTCACTATATCAATCCAAGTTGAGGTGATTTTAAGTACATTATCCAGATTCCTCAAGTGTAAACGTGTTTACATTATAGGAACTTTGTGCTTGCTATTAATAGTTGTGTGTATCCCACTGTGTAATAGGAATGGGAAAAGAGTGATTTGGTTTTTAGAAATTGCTGTGGGAGATTTAGGACGTGTTTTCATGGTTTTGATGACTTGTATTGTCATTGGCTGGTTTCACAATGTTAAATATCAAACTGATAGAATCGGTGGGTTCTCAGTTTATATTTTCAACGCTACTTTCTGGCTCTTTAATATCTCAGCATCTCTTGGCGAATTATTAGATGAAACTTTACCTTTATATCTTTGGTGGATTGTACGTCTTGTTGGCATTATAATAGCAACCACTTTGTCACTCATTTCCTACTATTTCACTGATAAACCCAATGTTAAAGCCGTTGATAGGGTTAACGCTAGTAGTActactgtaaatagtgtgaataataCTAATCCCAGTGTTGTTAGGAATAGGTTATCTGTATCCGAagtattgtatatattgtttattGGGAATATTGAAGGTTATAGATTTGAGATTAAGAGAATCAGTCCTATGAATAGAACTAATAACATTTGTTGGTCTGTTGTTTGGTCAATTGCTATCAAGTGGATTTCATGCTGCTTACTGTCAAACTCTTTGGCTGACATTGTCGAGGAAATCATCTCAGCTGAACGTGTTCAACATAATATTCACACCATTCCTTACAACTACAAggttattactatacttcTCTGGCTCTTTCTCATACTCATCATCATACTCTATCCCATCATCAAG AGAAAACTGTTTCGCGGTCATTTTGGTGTTGGAATTGACTTGTGTGAGTTGCCGTCATATCCATCAAACAAGTATCATTACAAATTCACTCCAAAGAAACTTTTCAAGGAACTATTCTAA
- the emo-1 gene encoding protein translocation complex, sec61 subunit gamma: MKFQLPKFFFDPSNPVGYVVKVVLEFVNGSTRLVRKCTKPDRKEYMRILNACAVGFFVMGFIGYFVKLLFIPVNNILVAAPK; this comes from the coding sequence atgaagtttCAGCTGCCAAAATTCTTCTTCGATCCCTCAAACCCCGTGGGATATGTAGTAAAGGTAGTGTTGGAGTTCGTTAATGGTAGTACGCGTCTGGTTCGAAAGTGCACAAAGCCTGACCGTAAGGAGTATATGAGGATTTTAAATGCCTGTGCCGTTGGATTTTTCGTGATGGGATTCATTGGCTACTTTGTAAAGTTACTCTTCATTCCAGTCAATAATATCCTCGTTGCCGCTCCCAAATAA
- the rpl37A gene encoding 60S ribosomal protein L37a-2 — protein sequence MAKRTKKVGLAGKYGTRYGASLRKQARKIETQQHASYSCPFCGRHATKRKAVGLWQCKGCKRKMAGGAWSLVTSSASSVKATIDRLNKQKLETA from the exons ATGGCAAAACGTACAAAGAAG gttGGCTTGGCCGGTAAATACGGTAcccgttacggtgcttcACTTAGGAAACAAGCTAGAAAGATTGAAACACAACAACATGCCTCTTACTCATGTCCTTTCTGTGGAAGA CATGCAACGAAGCGTAAGGCTGTTGGACTTTGGCAATGTAAGGGTTGTAAGAGGAAGATGGCAGGTGGAGCCTGGTCACTTGTAACATCCTCTGCTTCCTCAGTTAAGGCTACAATTGATCGTCTCAACAAGCAGAAACTTGAAACCGCCTAA
- a CDS encoding PITH domain protein, translated as MNSDQAGVDLLLNNNPFKSQSKAAIELNETRNLALQERCIDLTTSTALNVLDGTFGLREILFSCSESKNSMVSDVDPQLILKLFFREPVCIDYLILRANSKPENLDASPPKTLQIYSNRPEFDFSESDSIDPDQVVDLAESDSETRVKLKGTKFTHVKSLQIFIVDNSQDTDQTFLNELVVWGKVHPNYKSDF; from the exons ATGAATAGTGATCAGGCAGGTgttgatttattattgaataataatCCCTTTAAATCGCAGTCGAAGGCGGCGATAGAGTTAAATGAGACTAGAAACTTGGCGTTACAGGAGCGTTGCATAGATTTAACCACTTCCACAGCTTTAAATGTTTTGGATGGCACTTTTGGACTAAGGGAAATTCTTTTTTCCTGCTCAGAATCCAAGAATTCCATGGTTTCTGACGTTGATCCTCAGCTTATtctcaaattatttttcagaGAACCCGTTTGCATTGATTACTTAATTCTAAGAGCTAATTCTAAACCAGAGAACCTGGACGCAAGTCCTCCTAAAACTCTACAG ATTTATAGTAATAGACCTGAGTTTGACTTCAGTGAGTCTGATAGTATAGATCCAGACCAGGTTGTGGATTTGGCTGAGTCAGACTCTGAGACTCGTGTTAAGCTCAAGGGCACAAAGTTTACACATGTGAAGAGTCTTCAGATTTTCATAGTTGATAACTCACAAGACACTGAtcaaacatttttaaatgaacTAGTCGTTTGGGGAAAAGTACACCCAAATTATAAATCTgacttttaa
- the uap56 gene encoding DEAD-box ATP-dependent RNA helicase 15, which translates to MAKKNVVTEDLVDYEEEEGETKVSTKDVIKSAAGKKSKTDGTMGRGSYVAIHASGFRDFFLKPEILRAISDAGFEHPSEVQHETIPHAITGVDILCQAKSGMGKTAVFVLSILQQLDVEAEEGKRDAEDNVKPVCRVSCIGISHTRELAFQIKNEFDRFSKYLPQVRCEVVYGGVPIQKDVAMLKDPAKTPHILVGTPGRLLALVKAKHLNMDSVKHFVLDECDKCLEKLDMRQDVQSIFLSTPKKKQVMFFSATMNNDIRELCKRFMQSPVEVFVDDESKLTLHGLLQYYVKLAESDKNRKLNDLLDTLEFNQVIIFVKSVSRAVTLNNLLTECNFPSIAIHAGLDQSERINRYTQFKNFDKRIMVATDLFGRGIDVERVNIVINYDMPDSTDSYLHRVGRAGRFGTKGLAITFVSSPEDSSQLEDVQKRFEVNISEIPATIDTSLYLNQ; encoded by the exons ATGGCGAAGAAGAATGTAGTAACTGAGGATTTGGTGGATTATGAAGAGGAGGAGGGTGAGACCAAGGTATCGACCAAGGATGTGATAAAGTCAGCTGCCGGTAAGAAATCTAAGACCGATGGTACTATGGGTCGCGGCAGTTACGTCGCAATCCATGCGAGTGGTTTCCGTGACTTTTTTCTGAAACCTGAGATTCTTCGCGCCATTTCAGATGCCGGCTTCGAACACCCATCTGAGGTTCAGCATGAGACAATTCCTCATGCAATTACCGGCGTTGACATCCTATGCCAGGCCAAAAGTGGTATGGGTAAAACTGCAGTGTTTGTTCTTAGCATCTTACAGCAGTTAGACGTCGAGGCTGAGGAGGGCAAAAGGGACGCTGAGGACAACGTGAAGCCTGTTTGTAGAGTTAGTTGTATTGGTATTAGTCACACGAGGGAGTTGGCatttcaaattaaaaacGAGTTTGACCGTTTCAGCAAGTATTTACCTCAGGTGCGCTGTGAAGTAGTTTATGGTGGTGTACCTATACAAAAGGATGTTGCCATGCTTAAGGATCCTGCTAAGACTCCTCACATTCTCGTCGGCACTCCCGGCAGATTATTAGCTCTTGTTAAGGCTAAGCATCTTAATATGGACTCCGTGAAGCACTTTGTTCTTGACGAGTGTGATAAGTGCCTTGAAAAACTCGACATGCGTCAGGACGTTCAGAGCATCTTCCTTTCCACTCCCAAGAAGAAACAAGTCATGTTCTTCAGCGCCACTATGAACAACGACATCAGGGAACTTTGCAAAAGGTTCATGCAATCCCCTGTTGAGGTTTTCGTCGATGATGAATCTAAACTTACTCTTCACGGATTGTTACAGTATTACGTCAAACTGGCTGAAAGTGACAAGAATAGAAAGCTTAATGATCTACTTGACACTCTCGAGTTCAATCAAGTTATCATCTTCGTTAAATCTGTTTCAAGAGCTGTTACTCtcaataatttactcaCCGAGTGCAACTTCCCCTCTATCGCTATTCATGCag GACTTGACCAGAGTGAGAGAATTAACAGGTATACCCAGTTTAAGAACTTTGATAAGAGGATAATGGTGGCGACAGACTTGTTTGGTAGAGGAATAGATGTGGAGCGTGTAAACATAGTTATTAACTACGACATGCCAGACAGCACCGACTCCTATTTACACAGAGTTGGACGCGCCGGGCGTTTCGGAACCAAAGGACTGGCAATTACCTTCGTTTCATCTCCTGAGGACTCGTCGCAACTTGAAGATGTGCAGAAACGCTTCGAAGTTAATATTTCCGAAATTCCAGCCACCATCGACACTTCACTCTACCTCAACCAATAA